One stretch of Pradoshia sp. D12 DNA includes these proteins:
- a CDS encoding alpha/beta fold hydrolase, with translation MLHYKIYSQQHKEWVVLVHGAGGSSTIWYKQIRVYRKHFNVLVVDLRGHGDCEIENSPTKYTLDLVSEDILNVLDEVKIDKAHFVGISLGTMLIRQLAETNPERFHSMVLAGAVIRITPRLHFLLGIANMFKKIIPFMWLYKLFAWILMPRKTHETSRHLFVQEARKIKHREFLRWLSLTGDIASYLLKINEKDTHIPTLYIMGDEDYVFLEPVKRLVKKQSSSQLVILKDSGHVCNIDQAAQFNEISLQFLLAH, from the coding sequence TTGTTACATTATAAAATCTATAGTCAACAACATAAAGAATGGGTTGTTTTAGTACACGGTGCAGGAGGTAGCTCAACTATTTGGTACAAGCAAATTCGAGTATACCGTAAGCATTTTAATGTGTTGGTCGTCGATCTTCGCGGCCATGGTGATTGTGAGATTGAGAACAGTCCAACTAAATATACACTTGATTTGGTTAGCGAAGATATTTTAAATGTTTTAGATGAAGTAAAGATTGATAAAGCTCACTTTGTAGGAATTTCACTGGGGACAATGCTGATTCGTCAGTTAGCTGAGACGAACCCTGAAAGGTTTCATTCGATGGTACTTGCAGGCGCTGTAATACGTATTACACCAAGGCTACACTTTTTACTTGGTATCGCAAATATGTTTAAGAAAATAATCCCATTTATGTGGTTATATAAACTATTTGCCTGGATTTTAATGCCGAGAAAAACCCATGAAACTTCACGTCATTTATTTGTTCAAGAGGCGAGAAAAATTAAGCATAGAGAATTTTTGCGTTGGTTATCACTAACTGGTGATATCGCAAGCTATTTATTGAAAATCAATGAAAAAGATACACATATTCCTACATTATATATTATGGGAGATGAGGATTATGTGTTTTTAGAACCAGTGAAGCGGCTAGTAAAAAAACAATCATCAAGTCAGTTAGTCATATTAAAGGATAGCGGTCATGTATGTAATATAGATCAAGCTGCCCAATTCAATGAGATATCCTTACAATTTTTATTGGCGCATTGA
- a CDS encoding BsuPI-related putative proteinase inhibitor — protein sequence MKKSLSFILCILLLAACGQEPSPNKGSDDKPVNIDKSTNRINDASLTSSLVQKNKVENDYLFVYTVENETAKPIKLTFNSGQTFDYILKDQAGKTIIQYSEGKSFIQVITEKELVKGAQLTHDIHLKDLEPGEYTLEAWLTAKGVKDDSRKKIQFKVD from the coding sequence TTGAAAAAAAGTCTAAGCTTTATTTTATGTATCCTCCTGTTGGCAGCATGCGGGCAAGAACCCAGTCCAAACAAAGGAAGTGATGATAAACCAGTGAATATAGATAAGAGTACAAATCGTATCAATGATGCAAGTTTAACGTCAAGCTTAGTCCAAAAGAACAAAGTCGAAAATGATTACTTATTTGTATATACAGTTGAAAACGAGACAGCGAAACCGATTAAATTAACGTTTAACAGCGGCCAAACGTTTGATTATATTTTAAAGGATCAAGCGGGAAAAACAATCATCCAGTATTCAGAGGGAAAATCCTTTATACAGGTTATTACTGAAAAAGAACTGGTTAAAGGAGCGCAATTAACGCATGATATCCATTTGAAAGACCTTGAACCTGGAGAATACACTCTAGAAGCATGGTTAACAGCCAAAGGGGTGAAGGATGACTCAAGGAAAAAAATTCAGTTCAAAGTAGACTAA
- a CDS encoding ABC transporter permease subunit, whose product MIKLLLKNKTFMVGFLFVFILLILSMANTLFNDSTIRTVPLYMDDQANIVDSPPYQPFTHGFIAGSDSGGRDLLHMIIHGAKFTIGIAFLIAILRVLFALIFGAFLGVYCQKYIRWYEKIFDPITVIPLTLVAYYVLFSVIVYGGDGSPFPFWERALFEIAILTFYAVPTLAIYQANEIKKLHKEEFMEAAMVLGGGKLHKLKTHILPHLKENIVIILIQQYIQVLVVLAHLGVLKIFFGGTLQDSDGNANSASHEWSGLIGQAYDNLIGYPWLPLIPILFLGLTILSAQMMLSGFTDVINNKALYLAKVSKPRKRAAKKKIETQN is encoded by the coding sequence TTGATTAAACTTTTGCTAAAAAATAAAACATTTATGGTTGGATTTTTATTTGTATTTATCTTATTGATTTTGAGTATGGCTAATACACTCTTTAACGATAGTACGATTAGAACTGTGCCTCTATATATGGATGATCAAGCGAATATAGTAGATTCTCCTCCTTACCAGCCATTTACACATGGGTTTATAGCTGGTTCAGATTCAGGTGGAAGAGATTTACTTCATATGATTATACATGGTGCAAAATTTACGATAGGGATTGCTTTTCTCATTGCTATCTTACGGGTTTTATTTGCCTTAATATTTGGCGCTTTTTTAGGAGTATATTGCCAAAAGTATATTCGTTGGTACGAAAAAATATTTGATCCAATTACGGTGATTCCACTAACGTTAGTAGCATACTATGTTCTATTCAGTGTAATTGTCTATGGAGGAGATGGTTCTCCTTTTCCATTTTGGGAAAGAGCTTTGTTTGAAATAGCAATTCTAACTTTTTATGCTGTACCGACATTGGCTATCTATCAAGCTAATGAAATAAAAAAACTTCATAAAGAAGAATTCATGGAGGCTGCTATGGTGTTAGGTGGCGGTAAACTACATAAATTAAAGACACATATACTTCCTCATTTAAAAGAAAATATCGTTATTATTTTGATTCAGCAGTACATACAAGTACTCGTTGTATTAGCTCATCTAGGAGTACTAAAAATTTTCTTTGGCGGTACATTACAGGATTCTGATGGAAATGCTAACTCAGCTTCTCACGAATGGTCAGGTTTGATTGGCCAAGCTTACGATAATCTGATCGGGTATCCCTGGTTACCACTTATACCTATCCTATTTTTAGGATTAACCATTTTATCCGCTCAAATGATGCTAAGCGGGTTCACAGATGTAATAAATAATAAAGCTTTATATCTGGCTAAAGTATCTAAACCGAGAAAACGTGCTGCTAAGAAGAAGATAGAAACACAAAACTAA
- a CDS encoding peptide ABC transporter permease, giving the protein MITEVLIAIFVIICVSALPTLFRDISVNFFAFLVEIKNTFLSLLHPLDITYGMGIQRPVFPQIFYHYKESVLLIVASLLISTILAFLLTYLILLVFQTIKGKIMWFLTIIESLPDIFYIIALQFLTIMSFKKTGTLLFNVASAGDDRAFFLPIVCLSLPLTLLLTKFLIQQFEKEQGKLYVEYAVTKGMKPLYIFNIHIFKNVLFSLYHYSKTAIWFVISNLVILEYMFNMTGIIYFIFRKSPEIFVIGILMIYLPLYLIYRICDWLIPPVVRGEAID; this is encoded by the coding sequence ATGATAACAGAAGTGCTTATAGCCATTTTTGTAATTATCTGCGTTAGTGCATTGCCAACACTCTTCAGAGATATTTCTGTTAATTTTTTTGCTTTCTTAGTAGAAATCAAAAACACTTTTCTATCGTTATTACACCCTCTAGATATCACATATGGGATGGGCATCCAAAGACCAGTTTTTCCACAAATATTCTACCATTATAAAGAATCAGTCCTACTGATTGTTGCATCACTTTTAATTTCAACCATACTTGCATTCTTATTAACTTACCTAATCCTATTAGTTTTTCAAACAATTAAAGGTAAGATTATGTGGTTTCTCACGATTATTGAGTCCCTACCAGATATATTTTATATAATCGCACTTCAATTTCTTACTATTATGTCCTTTAAAAAAACAGGTACGCTCTTATTTAACGTAGCTTCCGCGGGGGATGATCGGGCCTTTTTTCTCCCTATTGTATGTCTTAGTTTGCCTTTAACCTTACTGTTGACTAAATTTTTAATACAGCAATTTGAGAAAGAACAAGGGAAGTTATATGTAGAATATGCTGTAACTAAGGGAATGAAGCCACTATACATATTTAATATTCATATATTTAAAAATGTATTATTCAGTTTATACCACTATTCCAAAACGGCGATTTGGTTTGTTATATCTAATTTGGTTATTTTGGAGTATATGTTCAATATGACAGGGATTATCTATTTTATCTTTAGAAAATCACCCGAAATATTTGTAATCGGTATACTGATGATTTATTTGCCATTATATCTTATTTATCGTATATGCGATTGGTTAATTCCCCCGGTTGTAAGAGGTGAAGCGATTGATTAA
- a CDS encoding DUF2750 domain-containing protein, which translates to MKLIKQFILKRPAEKRLTYFYAMVVTDEQVWLLRDKNNGDLLLLEDEGEYHFLLPVWPSRSFAEIEAAKIDHNSYEAFNVPLTTFLDDILVDIENDRGIAVIFPNGKDSNIQSRDEIKEMIRNL; encoded by the coding sequence ATGAAGTTAATTAAACAATTTATTTTAAAACGTCCTGCTGAAAAAAGACTTACTTATTTTTATGCTATGGTTGTGACGGATGAACAGGTGTGGCTACTTCGTGATAAAAATAATGGCGACTTATTACTATTAGAAGATGAAGGAGAATATCATTTTTTGCTTCCAGTTTGGCCAAGCCGAAGTTTTGCTGAAATAGAGGCTGCTAAAATAGATCATAATTCATACGAAGCTTTTAACGTTCCATTAACTACATTTTTAGATGATATACTTGTTGATATTGAAAATGACCGTGGTATTGCGGTGATTTTTCCTAACGGGAAAGATTCGAACATTCAATCACGTGATGAAATTAAGGAAATGATTCGTAATCTATAG
- the pepT gene encoding peptidase T: MNKKLVERFLTYVKIDTQSDENSQTCPSTEKQFDLLNLLKDELQTIGMEEVTLDENGYLFATLPANTEKEVPTIGFLAHVDTATDFTGKNVKPQIVENYDGGDITLNKNLNVILSPKDFPELKEYIGKTLITTDGTTLLGADDKAGIAEIVTAMDYLIKHPEIKHGKLRVAFTPDEEIGRGPHKFDVERFNADFAYTLDGGPIGELEFESFNAAGAKLTFKGTNVHPGSAKNKMVNSLKIAMNFNDELPKEESPEYTEGYEGFYHLLSLNGDVERTHAAYIIRDHDREKFEAKKATMKDLVAKYKAKYGEENIILDMNDQYYNMGEKIEPVKEIVDVAHQAMENLGIKPIVKPIRGGTDGSQLSYMGLPTPNIFAGGENFHGKYEYVAVESMEKATEVIIELVQLFEKRA; this comes from the coding sequence ATGAATAAAAAATTAGTTGAACGCTTTCTTACATATGTAAAAATTGATACCCAATCCGATGAAAACAGTCAAACATGCCCTTCTACAGAGAAGCAATTTGACCTCTTAAATCTTCTAAAAGATGAATTGCAGACAATAGGAATGGAAGAAGTAACACTTGATGAAAATGGCTATTTATTTGCCACCCTTCCCGCGAATACAGAAAAAGAAGTACCAACAATCGGCTTCCTTGCTCATGTCGATACGGCTACTGATTTTACCGGTAAGAATGTAAAACCACAAATCGTAGAGAATTATGATGGCGGTGATATTACGCTTAATAAAAATCTTAATGTCATCCTATCACCGAAAGACTTTCCTGAGCTAAAAGAGTATATAGGTAAAACACTTATTACCACTGACGGCACTACTCTGCTTGGTGCTGATGATAAAGCAGGCATCGCTGAAATCGTAACGGCAATGGATTACCTAATTAAACATCCGGAAATTAAGCACGGCAAACTTCGTGTCGCTTTTACACCGGATGAAGAAATTGGCAGAGGCCCTCATAAGTTTGATGTGGAGCGTTTTAATGCTGACTTTGCTTACACACTGGATGGCGGTCCCATTGGTGAACTTGAATTTGAAAGCTTTAATGCTGCAGGGGCAAAATTGACTTTTAAAGGAACCAATGTCCACCCAGGATCCGCTAAAAATAAAATGGTCAACTCCTTAAAGATTGCCATGAATTTCAATGATGAGCTTCCAAAAGAAGAATCACCCGAATATACAGAAGGCTACGAAGGCTTCTATCATCTCCTATCGTTAAACGGTGATGTAGAACGTACTCATGCCGCTTATATTATCCGCGATCATGACCGTGAAAAATTTGAAGCCAAAAAAGCGACGATGAAAGACCTTGTTGCAAAATACAAGGCTAAATACGGCGAAGAAAATATTATATTAGATATGAATGATCAATATTATAATATGGGAGAAAAAATTGAACCTGTAAAGGAAATAGTCGATGTCGCCCATCAAGCCATGGAAAACTTGGGCATTAAACCAATTGTTAAACCAATTCGCGGCGGTACAGATGGTTCCCAACTATCCTATATGGGCCTGCCTACTCCTAACATCTTTGCCGGAGGAGAAAATTTCCACGGTAAATATGAATATGTAGCTGTTGAAAGTATGGAAAAAGCCACCGAAGTCATCATAGAACTTGTACAATTATTTGAGAAACGGGCATAA
- a CDS encoding aromatic acid exporter family protein produces the protein MFTIGSRTVKTAIGAMIALVIAQVLSLENTATAAVITLLSVQSTQRRSIQIAWQRFAACILGILLAVLIFEGCAYTAVAVGLLLFIYIPVMAKLGLQDGIVPGFVIVMQLYISQNITYELILNQICIVSIGILVALLFNLYMPSVEGEIKKIIKELEGNFKVIFLQFGQFIRKKERVWNDEYIIKTKKLIEVGMELAKRSEENSFFKRDSYYLQYFTKVHQQFQIVERMAPLIIHLPTTFEQNEMVADFVDDLGANIEDRNRLLLKLQNLRGKFENMDLPKTREEFETRAALLILINKIEQFIEIQS, from the coding sequence ATGTTTACAATTGGAAGCCGCACAGTTAAGACAGCGATTGGCGCGATGATTGCCTTGGTTATTGCTCAAGTTTTGTCGCTGGAAAATACAGCAACCGCTGCAGTTATCACCTTATTAAGTGTTCAGAGTACACAGCGCAGAAGTATACAGATTGCATGGCAGCGGTTTGCAGCTTGTATACTTGGGATTTTATTGGCTGTATTGATATTTGAAGGATGTGCTTATACAGCTGTTGCAGTAGGTTTATTATTATTTATTTATATACCGGTCATGGCTAAGCTGGGGCTTCAGGACGGTATTGTACCTGGTTTTGTTATTGTCATGCAATTATACATATCGCAAAATATTACGTATGAGCTTATTTTAAACCAAATCTGCATCGTATCGATTGGAATTCTGGTCGCTCTTTTGTTCAACTTATATATGCCAAGTGTTGAAGGTGAGATTAAGAAGATTATAAAGGAGCTAGAAGGAAATTTTAAAGTGATCTTCTTGCAATTCGGTCAGTTTATTCGGAAAAAAGAACGTGTTTGGAATGATGAATACATTATTAAAACAAAGAAGCTAATCGAAGTGGGTATGGAATTAGCCAAGAGAAGTGAGGAAAATTCCTTTTTTAAAAGAGACTCCTATTATTTGCAATACTTCACTAAAGTGCATCAGCAATTCCAAATCGTTGAGCGAATGGCTCCTTTAATCATTCATCTGCCTACAACATTTGAGCAGAATGAAATGGTAGCTGACTTCGTAGATGATTTGGGTGCAAATATAGAAGACCGGAATCGTCTACTGTTAAAATTACAGAATCTAAGAGGTAAGTTTGAGAATATGGATTTACCAAAAACAAGGGAGGAGTTTGAAACTCGTGCTGCCCTGTTAATCTTGATCAATAAAATTGAGCAATTTATCGAAATCCAATCGTAG
- a CDS encoding aldehyde dehydrogenase family protein: MTTTISSNISPKLAEFLKGTKQLYMNGEFVDSVSGKTFETMNPATGEVLAVISEAQSEDIDLAVKAARKAFDQGPWRTMNAAERSRLIYKLADLMEENKLELAQLETLDNGKPFRETSNADIPLAIEHFRYFAGWSTKIMGQTIPVAGNFFNYTKHEPVGVVGQIIPWNFPLLMAAWKLGAALATGCTIVLKPAENTPLSALYLAQLISEAGFPDGVVNIVPGYGPSAGQPLVDHPMIDKIAFTGSTKVGKQIMKSAADTLKRVTLELGGKSPNIILPDADLSKAVPGALMGIMFNQGQVCCAGSRLYVQKKMYDNVVSDLITCAKDIKQGNGLEEDTTMGPLISAQQQSRVKGYIDQGVEEGAEVLIGGDIPFDKGYFVSPTVFADVNHSMTIAKEEIFGPVVAAMPFDDIDDLIQKANDSNYGLAAGVWTQDLKKAHQIAHKLQAGTVWVNTYNTFDAASPFGGYKQSGIGREMGSYALDNYTEVKSVWINMD; encoded by the coding sequence ATGACCACTACTATAAGCTCTAATATTAGTCCCAAATTAGCAGAGTTTCTAAAAGGTACAAAACAGTTATATATGAATGGTGAATTCGTAGACTCAGTATCTGGTAAAACATTTGAAACAATGAATCCTGCTACTGGTGAAGTTTTGGCTGTGATTTCAGAAGCGCAATCTGAAGATATTGATTTAGCTGTCAAAGCTGCACGTAAAGCATTTGATCAAGGACCATGGAGAACAATGAATGCTGCAGAACGCAGTCGTTTAATATACAAATTGGCAGATTTAATGGAAGAAAACAAGCTGGAGTTGGCTCAATTGGAAACATTGGATAACGGGAAGCCTTTCCGTGAAACATCTAATGCAGATATTCCATTAGCCATTGAACACTTCCGCTATTTTGCAGGTTGGTCGACTAAAATCATGGGACAAACCATCCCAGTAGCCGGTAATTTTTTTAATTATACAAAACATGAACCAGTTGGAGTGGTTGGGCAGATTATCCCGTGGAATTTCCCATTATTAATGGCTGCCTGGAAACTCGGAGCGGCACTTGCTACCGGGTGTACAATCGTATTAAAACCAGCAGAAAACACACCTCTTTCTGCATTATACCTGGCACAACTAATTAGTGAAGCTGGATTCCCGGATGGAGTCGTCAATATTGTCCCAGGATATGGTCCGTCAGCAGGACAACCATTGGTCGATCATCCAATGATCGATAAGATTGCCTTTACGGGTTCGACTAAGGTGGGTAAACAAATTATGAAATCAGCTGCTGATACGCTGAAACGCGTAACATTGGAACTTGGAGGAAAATCGCCGAATATCATTCTTCCGGATGCAGATTTATCAAAGGCTGTTCCGGGTGCATTAATGGGTATCATGTTCAATCAGGGGCAAGTTTGCTGTGCAGGCAGCCGTTTATATGTCCAAAAGAAAATGTATGATAATGTCGTTTCTGATTTAATAACGTGTGCCAAGGATATTAAACAGGGTAATGGGTTAGAAGAAGATACAACGATGGGCCCGCTTATTTCCGCCCAGCAGCAGTCCAGGGTAAAAGGATATATTGACCAAGGTGTTGAAGAAGGAGCCGAAGTGTTAATTGGAGGGGATATTCCATTTGATAAAGGCTATTTTGTATCACCGACCGTGTTTGCAGATGTAAACCATAGCATGACAATAGCAAAAGAAGAAATATTTGGACCTGTTGTAGCGGCCATGCCATTTGATGATATTGATGATCTTATACAAAAAGCCAATGACAGCAACTACGGGTTAGCGGCAGGTGTTTGGACACAGGACTTGAAAAAGGCTCATCAAATCGCACATAAGTTACAAGCGGGTACGGTATGGGTAAATACCTATAATACATTTGATGCGGCTTCTCCTTTTGGAGGGTACAAACAATCCGGTATTGGTCGTGAAATGGGAAGCTATGCACTCGATAACTACACAGAAGTGAAGAGTGTATGGATTAATATGGACTAA
- the yidC gene encoding membrane protein insertase YidC — MKKLIGVLFAGMLLSGCSANSNGDGFFQHFIVSPLLSLLEFNADLFQGNYGLAIILATLLIKLLLMPLTVKQYKTQADMKRKMEVLKPEMEAIQEKLKQTTDAAKKAEIQQEMMQLYQKHGVNPLNIGCLPMLIQMPILMGFYYAIRDSHTIATHDFLWFSLGEANMIMALIAGLIYYLQFKVSSSQMQPEQQNQMKLMGLLSPMMIMFISFSAPAALPLYWITSGIFLIIQTFVLQSIFKQEEPKDLPKIQTEPSLKKS, encoded by the coding sequence TTGAAAAAATTAATAGGTGTTTTATTCGCAGGAATGTTGTTGAGTGGATGTTCAGCCAATTCTAACGGAGACGGTTTTTTCCAACACTTTATTGTCTCTCCCTTATTATCCTTACTGGAATTTAATGCAGATCTATTTCAGGGGAATTATGGGCTCGCCATTATTTTGGCTACGTTGCTGATTAAATTATTGCTCATGCCGTTGACTGTTAAACAGTATAAAACTCAAGCTGATATGAAACGGAAAATGGAAGTTTTAAAGCCTGAGATGGAAGCTATACAAGAAAAATTAAAACAAACAACTGATGCAGCGAAGAAAGCAGAAATTCAACAGGAAATGATGCAGCTTTATCAGAAGCATGGCGTAAATCCTCTCAATATCGGATGCTTACCAATGCTGATTCAAATGCCGATATTAATGGGATTCTATTATGCCATTAGGGACTCACATACAATTGCAACCCATGACTTCCTTTGGTTTAGTCTTGGCGAGGCGAACATGATCATGGCGTTAATTGCCGGATTGATTTACTATCTCCAATTCAAAGTCAGCTCAAGCCAAATGCAGCCTGAACAGCAGAATCAAATGAAATTAATGGGACTCTTGTCACCTATGATGATTATGTTCATTTCTTTTTCGGCTCCGGCTGCTCTTCCGCTCTATTGGATAACAAGCGGAATCTTCTTGATCATCCAGACATTCGTTTTACAAAGTATCTTTAAACAGGAAGAACCAAAAGACCTTCCAAAAATTCAAACTGAGCCATCTTTAAAGAAAAGCTAA
- a CDS encoding DNA-binding protein, translated as MEIDILGAGINFGLFCIGVGLALLGHYIGKGLINFRQSKNVIDYNVFLKESDLAYIFKLNRNEIKALLTEHQDVPKLVLNGTTYYPKTIN; from the coding sequence TTGGAAATAGATATATTAGGTGCAGGAATAAATTTTGGGCTATTTTGTATTGGGGTTGGATTAGCTTTATTGGGGCATTACATAGGTAAAGGACTCATAAATTTTCGTCAGTCTAAAAATGTAATTGATTACAATGTGTTTTTAAAAGAGAGTGACCTAGCCTATATTTTTAAATTAAATAGGAATGAAATAAAGGCTTTATTGACTGAACATCAGGATGTCCCTAAGCTGGTATTAAACGGAACTACCTATTATCCTAAAACAATTAATTGA
- a CDS encoding organic hydroperoxide resistance protein: MEPLYTATVTSTGGREGHVKSEDGIIDLDVRQPKALGGSGEQAANPELLFAAGYAACYDSALNLVLRKDRKKVDTTVTSNVTIGKDEEDGGFKLAVRLDVSIPGLDKEEVKKYADMAHQVCPYSKATRGNIEVTIITV, from the coding sequence ATGGAACCATTATATACAGCAACCGTCACATCCACAGGCGGTCGTGAAGGACATGTAAAATCTGAAGACGGGATTATAGATTTAGATGTGAGGCAACCAAAAGCATTGGGAGGTAGCGGAGAACAAGCTGCAAACCCAGAATTACTGTTTGCAGCAGGATATGCTGCCTGTTATGACAGTGCATTAAACCTCGTATTACGTAAGGATCGAAAAAAAGTAGATACAACGGTCACGTCTAATGTAACGATTGGTAAAGATGAAGAAGATGGCGGTTTTAAACTGGCTGTCCGCTTAGATGTCTCTATCCCTGGTTTGGATAAAGAAGAAGTTAAAAAATATGCTGATATGGCCCACCAGGTTTGCCCTTATTCTAAAGCAACGCGAGGAAATATTGAGGTAACCATTATTACGGTGTGA
- a CDS encoding NUDIX hydrolase: METEMLTIFDESGSAIGVATRDEVHNKGYWHQTFQCYVVGKENHEEYMYLQLRSHLKKDFANVYDITAAGHILSNETVADGVREVNEELGLNVTYDQLNSLGMLPNVIETETIKDHELSHVFLYEMTEPMETFILQPEEVSGMAKARLYDFISFYNGDSDHLEIEGYKQDSSGGKTWFKETISKDRFVPHSKQYFVSVAEAICSNRKA, from the coding sequence ATGGAAACAGAAATGCTAACTATTTTTGATGAATCAGGTTCCGCGATTGGGGTAGCCACACGCGATGAAGTCCATAATAAAGGATATTGGCATCAAACCTTTCAATGTTATGTGGTTGGAAAAGAAAATCATGAAGAATATATGTATCTTCAACTTAGAAGTCATTTAAAAAAAGATTTTGCTAATGTTTACGATATAACTGCAGCGGGACATATTCTTTCAAACGAAACGGTAGCTGATGGTGTAAGAGAAGTTAATGAGGAACTTGGATTAAATGTTACCTATGATCAACTAAACAGCCTTGGTATGTTACCTAATGTAATAGAAACAGAGACAATCAAAGACCATGAATTAAGTCATGTTTTTCTTTATGAAATGACAGAACCTATGGAGACTTTTATCCTGCAGCCGGAAGAAGTATCTGGAATGGCAAAAGCTCGATTATATGATTTTATTTCTTTTTACAATGGAGATTCAGATCATTTGGAGATTGAAGGCTATAAGCAGGATTCTAGCGGAGGTAAAACCTGGTTTAAGGAGACAATAAGTAAGGACCGGTTTGTACCGCATTCTAAGCAGTATTTTGTTAGCGTGGCAGAAGCTATTTGCTCTAACCGGAAAGCTTAA
- a CDS encoding GNAT family N-acetyltransferase, translating to MDIEIKVNYNSIYAESMQQVYQSVGWNKHTIEMINQVFTVSTHVAISFKEDRLIGFGRALSDGVFNGAIYDLVVYTDEQGNGVAKEIINSLLTQLKSVSCIHLILTVGNEEFYKKCGFYPLKTGMARYLNQELAETYLVK from the coding sequence ATGGACATAGAAATCAAAGTAAATTATAACTCAATATATGCCGAGTCTATGCAGCAAGTCTATCAATCTGTGGGCTGGAATAAGCATACAATTGAAATGATTAATCAAGTATTCACAGTAAGCACGCATGTGGCTATTTCTTTTAAAGAAGATAGACTAATTGGTTTTGGAAGAGCGCTATCAGATGGTGTATTTAATGGTGCGATTTATGATCTCGTAGTCTATACAGACGAACAGGGTAATGGAGTAGCTAAGGAAATTATTAACTCTCTATTAACACAATTGAAATCCGTATCTTGTATCCACTTAATTTTGACAGTCGGAAACGAGGAATTTTATAAAAAATGCGGATTTTACCCATTGAAAACAGGTATGGCCCGCTATTTGAATCAGGAGTTGGCTGAAACCTATTTGGTTAAATAA
- a CDS encoding pyridoxamine 5'-phosphate oxidase family protein — protein MFEQIITEANELRALIGEPSKLVQNKVIKRLDDHCVHFISKSPFVFIGTTDGNGNLDVSPRGDQAGFVRILDENYLIIPERRGNKRMDTLYNLLMNPGVGLLFIIPGLGETLRVNGKGYVVKDPDLLECLGVNGKTPNIGIGVKVEECFIHCAKAFIRSELWNPTTWPDKNSLPQASKILAAHASQLKTRAEDIEIQLKEGYTTRLF, from the coding sequence ATGTTTGAACAGATTATAACGGAGGCAAATGAACTGCGTGCTCTGATAGGAGAACCAAGTAAACTAGTACAAAATAAAGTGATTAAACGATTGGATGATCATTGTGTGCATTTCATAAGTAAATCTCCGTTTGTGTTTATTGGTACAACGGATGGAAACGGGAATTTAGATGTTTCACCTAGGGGAGACCAAGCTGGATTTGTTCGAATATTGGATGAAAATTATTTGATAATTCCAGAACGGAGAGGCAATAAAAGAATGGACACCTTATACAATCTTCTAATGAACCCTGGAGTAGGCTTGTTGTTTATTATTCCAGGCTTGGGTGAAACCCTCCGTGTAAATGGAAAAGGGTACGTAGTAAAAGATCCAGACTTGCTTGAGTGTTTAGGTGTTAATGGAAAGACACCAAACATCGGTATTGGGGTTAAGGTAGAGGAATGCTTTATTCATTGTGCAAAAGCATTTATTAGATCAGAATTATGGAACCCGACAACGTGGCCAGATAAAAATTCTCTTCCTCAAGCTTCAAAGATACTTGCAGCGCATGCCAGCCAATTGAAAACAAGAGCTGAAGACATTGAAATTCAATTAAAGGAGGGTTACACAACCAGATTATTTTAA